Proteins from one Carassius auratus strain Wakin unplaced genomic scaffold, ASM336829v1 scaf_tig00040743, whole genome shotgun sequence genomic window:
- the LOC113084860 gene encoding tRNA pseudouridine(38/39) synthase-like isoform X2 → MEKRSVFVIAMSEEVLLARVKALEEEVERLKAQLKVERERAKREERTETSTSHQTESLKHQEGEENRSKQKKRGAERPFDFSVHPRRHVALRLAYLGWEYQGFAVQENTDNTVEARLFEALLKTKLIQDRQTSNYHRCGRTDKGVSAFSQVISIDLRSTQYGGGLGVTVPAGVEVKAKASAEELPYVKILNRVLPQDIRILQWAPVETGFSARFDCQSRTYRYYFPRGDLDVDLMAEAAKRYEGTHDFRNICKMDVGNGVLQFQRTILSASIQPAQLNPTCPNDPHQLYFFQVKGLAFLYHQVRCMMALLLLIGQKLEAPEIIEQLLDVEKNPRKPQYSMAVDYPLVLYDCHFECVDWRNELEEENHVLNSLHQHWVQNAVKTQVLLSMIQGLQKTTTEMTSLQCWLMEGSRQKKYQPLLDRPRCQSLESRIQHFVKRGRLEQEEGENGEETTVFRGKRSKHSHLTRTNQILEQNHGEKTKDCPLQNL, encoded by the exons ATGGAAAAGAG ATCTGTGTTTGTTATAGCCATGTCAGAAGAAGTTCTGCTGGCTCGTGTGAAAGCTCTGGAAGAGGAGGTGGAGAGACTGAAAGCTCAGCtgaaagtggagagagagagagctaagaGAGAGGAGAGGACTGAAACATCAACCAGTCACCAGACAGAGAGCTTGAAACATCAGGAAGGTGAGGAGAACAGATCCAAACAGAAGAAACGAGGAGCAGAGAGGCCCTTTGACTTCTCTGTCCATCCTCGCAGACATGTGGCACTGCGGCTGGCATACCTCGGCTGGGAATATCAGGGTTTCGCTGTCCAGGAAAACACAGACAACACTGTCGAAGCCCGGCTTTTTGAGGCACTGCTGAAGACTAAACTGATCCAGGACCGACAGACCTCCAACTATCACCGCTGCGGCCGCACAGATAAAGGAGTCAGTGCTTTCTCTCAG GTCATATCCATTGATCTGCGTTCAACACAGTATGGAGGAGGTTTAGGTGTGACTGTCCCAGCTGGAGTGGAGGTCAAAGCCAAGGCGTCTGCAGAAGAATTACCTTACGTGAAGATATTAAATAGAGTCCTGCCCCAGGACATTAGGATCCTGCAGTGGGCTCCTGTAGAAACTGGCTTCAGTGCACGCTTCGACTGCCAGTCCAGAACATACAGATACTACTTCCCTCGTGGAGACTTAGACGTGGATCTCATGGCAGAGGCTGCTAAACG GTACGAGGGAACACATGATTTCAGGAACATCTGTAAGATGGATGTAGGTAATGGAGTCTTGCAGTTTCAAAGGACCATCTTGTCTGCATCCATCCAGCCGGCCCAACTTAACCCCACCTGCCCTAATGACCCACACCAACTCTATTTCTTCCAGGTCAAAGGTCTTGCTTTCCTCTATCACCAG GTTCGCTGCATGATGGCTTTGCTGCTACTCATCGGACAGAAACTCGAAGCTCCGGAAATCATTGAGCAGCTGCTGGATGTGGAGAAAAACCCAAGGAAACCTCAATACAG TATGGCGGTGGATTATCCTTTGGTGTTGTATGACTGTCACTTCGAGTGTGTGGATTGGAGGAATGAACTGGAGGAGGAGAACCACGTCCTGAACTCTCTGCACCAGCACTGGGTTCAGAACGCAGTGAAAACCCAGGTTCTGCTCAGCATGATCCAAGGCCTTCAGAAAACAACCACAG agATGACATCTCTGCAGTGCTGGCTCATGGAGGGCTCCAGGCAGAAGAAGTACCAGCCTCTTCTGGACCGGCCGCGCTGCCAGAGTTTGGAGTCCAGGATCCAGCACTTCGTGAAGAGAGGAAGACTGGAGCAAGAAGAAGGAGAGAACGGGGAGGAGACGACTGTTTTCAGGGGGAAAAGATCAAAGCATTCCCATCTGACAAGAACAAACCAAATCCTGGAGCAAAACCATGGAGAAAAAACCAAGGATTGCCCTTTACAAAACCTGTAA
- the LOC113084860 gene encoding tRNA pseudouridine(38/39) synthase-like isoform X1, whose protein sequence is MHHLSLVCQPPLNLKRRRRRMIISHFNAASGRISVFVIAMSEEVLLARVKALEEEVERLKAQLKVERERAKREERTETSTSHQTESLKHQEGEENRSKQKKRGAERPFDFSVHPRRHVALRLAYLGWEYQGFAVQENTDNTVEARLFEALLKTKLIQDRQTSNYHRCGRTDKGVSAFSQVISIDLRSTQYGGGLGVTVPAGVEVKAKASAEELPYVKILNRVLPQDIRILQWAPVETGFSARFDCQSRTYRYYFPRGDLDVDLMAEAAKRYEGTHDFRNICKMDVGNGVLQFQRTILSASIQPAQLNPTCPNDPHQLYFFQVKGLAFLYHQVRCMMALLLLIGQKLEAPEIIEQLLDVEKNPRKPQYSMAVDYPLVLYDCHFECVDWRNELEEENHVLNSLHQHWVQNAVKTQVLLSMIQGLQKTTTEMTSLQCWLMEGSRQKKYQPLLDRPRCQSLESRIQHFVKRGRLEQEEGENGEETTVFRGKRSKHSHLTRTNQILEQNHGEKTKDCPLQNL, encoded by the exons ATGCACCATTTAAgtttggtttgccaaccgccattaaacttgaaaagaagaagaagaagaatgatcATTTCGCATTTTAATGCAGCTTCGGGAAGGAT ATCTGTGTTTGTTATAGCCATGTCAGAAGAAGTTCTGCTGGCTCGTGTGAAAGCTCTGGAAGAGGAGGTGGAGAGACTGAAAGCTCAGCtgaaagtggagagagagagagctaagaGAGAGGAGAGGACTGAAACATCAACCAGTCACCAGACAGAGAGCTTGAAACATCAGGAAGGTGAGGAGAACAGATCCAAACAGAAGAAACGAGGAGCAGAGAGGCCCTTTGACTTCTCTGTCCATCCTCGCAGACATGTGGCACTGCGGCTGGCATACCTCGGCTGGGAATATCAGGGTTTCGCTGTCCAGGAAAACACAGACAACACTGTCGAAGCCCGGCTTTTTGAGGCACTGCTGAAGACTAAACTGATCCAGGACCGACAGACCTCCAACTATCACCGCTGCGGCCGCACAGATAAAGGAGTCAGTGCTTTCTCTCAG GTCATATCCATTGATCTGCGTTCAACACAGTATGGAGGAGGTTTAGGTGTGACTGTCCCAGCTGGAGTGGAGGTCAAAGCCAAGGCGTCTGCAGAAGAATTACCTTACGTGAAGATATTAAATAGAGTCCTGCCCCAGGACATTAGGATCCTGCAGTGGGCTCCTGTAGAAACTGGCTTCAGTGCACGCTTCGACTGCCAGTCCAGAACATACAGATACTACTTCCCTCGTGGAGACTTAGACGTGGATCTCATGGCAGAGGCTGCTAAACG GTACGAGGGAACACATGATTTCAGGAACATCTGTAAGATGGATGTAGGTAATGGAGTCTTGCAGTTTCAAAGGACCATCTTGTCTGCATCCATCCAGCCGGCCCAACTTAACCCCACCTGCCCTAATGACCCACACCAACTCTATTTCTTCCAGGTCAAAGGTCTTGCTTTCCTCTATCACCAG GTTCGCTGCATGATGGCTTTGCTGCTACTCATCGGACAGAAACTCGAAGCTCCGGAAATCATTGAGCAGCTGCTGGATGTGGAGAAAAACCCAAGGAAACCTCAATACAG TATGGCGGTGGATTATCCTTTGGTGTTGTATGACTGTCACTTCGAGTGTGTGGATTGGAGGAATGAACTGGAGGAGGAGAACCACGTCCTGAACTCTCTGCACCAGCACTGGGTTCAGAACGCAGTGAAAACCCAGGTTCTGCTCAGCATGATCCAAGGCCTTCAGAAAACAACCACAG agATGACATCTCTGCAGTGCTGGCTCATGGAGGGCTCCAGGCAGAAGAAGTACCAGCCTCTTCTGGACCGGCCGCGCTGCCAGAGTTTGGAGTCCAGGATCCAGCACTTCGTGAAGAGAGGAAGACTGGAGCAAGAAGAAGGAGAGAACGGGGAGGAGACGACTGTTTTCAGGGGGAAAAGATCAAAGCATTCCCATCTGACAAGAACAAACCAAATCCTGGAGCAAAACCATGGAGAAAAAACCAAGGATTGCCCTTTACAAAACCTGTAA
- the LOC113084860 gene encoding tRNA pseudouridine(38/39) synthase-like isoform X3: MQLREGSMSEEVLLARVKALEEEVERLKAQLKVERERAKREERTETSTSHQTESLKHQEGEENRSKQKKRGAERPFDFSVHPRRHVALRLAYLGWEYQGFAVQENTDNTVEARLFEALLKTKLIQDRQTSNYHRCGRTDKGVSAFSQVISIDLRSTQYGGGLGVTVPAGVEVKAKASAEELPYVKILNRVLPQDIRILQWAPVETGFSARFDCQSRTYRYYFPRGDLDVDLMAEAAKRYEGTHDFRNICKMDVGNGVLQFQRTILSASIQPAQLNPTCPNDPHQLYFFQVKGLAFLYHQVRCMMALLLLIGQKLEAPEIIEQLLDVEKNPRKPQYSMAVDYPLVLYDCHFECVDWRNELEEENHVLNSLHQHWVQNAVKTQVLLSMIQGLQKTTTEMTSLQCWLMEGSRQKKYQPLLDRPRCQSLESRIQHFVKRGRLEQEEGENGEETTVFRGKRSKHSHLTRTNQILEQNHGEKTKDCPLQNL; the protein is encoded by the exons ATGCAGCTTCGGGAAGGAT CCATGTCAGAAGAAGTTCTGCTGGCTCGTGTGAAAGCTCTGGAAGAGGAGGTGGAGAGACTGAAAGCTCAGCtgaaagtggagagagagagagctaagaGAGAGGAGAGGACTGAAACATCAACCAGTCACCAGACAGAGAGCTTGAAACATCAGGAAGGTGAGGAGAACAGATCCAAACAGAAGAAACGAGGAGCAGAGAGGCCCTTTGACTTCTCTGTCCATCCTCGCAGACATGTGGCACTGCGGCTGGCATACCTCGGCTGGGAATATCAGGGTTTCGCTGTCCAGGAAAACACAGACAACACTGTCGAAGCCCGGCTTTTTGAGGCACTGCTGAAGACTAAACTGATCCAGGACCGACAGACCTCCAACTATCACCGCTGCGGCCGCACAGATAAAGGAGTCAGTGCTTTCTCTCAG GTCATATCCATTGATCTGCGTTCAACACAGTATGGAGGAGGTTTAGGTGTGACTGTCCCAGCTGGAGTGGAGGTCAAAGCCAAGGCGTCTGCAGAAGAATTACCTTACGTGAAGATATTAAATAGAGTCCTGCCCCAGGACATTAGGATCCTGCAGTGGGCTCCTGTAGAAACTGGCTTCAGTGCACGCTTCGACTGCCAGTCCAGAACATACAGATACTACTTCCCTCGTGGAGACTTAGACGTGGATCTCATGGCAGAGGCTGCTAAACG GTACGAGGGAACACATGATTTCAGGAACATCTGTAAGATGGATGTAGGTAATGGAGTCTTGCAGTTTCAAAGGACCATCTTGTCTGCATCCATCCAGCCGGCCCAACTTAACCCCACCTGCCCTAATGACCCACACCAACTCTATTTCTTCCAGGTCAAAGGTCTTGCTTTCCTCTATCACCAG GTTCGCTGCATGATGGCTTTGCTGCTACTCATCGGACAGAAACTCGAAGCTCCGGAAATCATTGAGCAGCTGCTGGATGTGGAGAAAAACCCAAGGAAACCTCAATACAG TATGGCGGTGGATTATCCTTTGGTGTTGTATGACTGTCACTTCGAGTGTGTGGATTGGAGGAATGAACTGGAGGAGGAGAACCACGTCCTGAACTCTCTGCACCAGCACTGGGTTCAGAACGCAGTGAAAACCCAGGTTCTGCTCAGCATGATCCAAGGCCTTCAGAAAACAACCACAG agATGACATCTCTGCAGTGCTGGCTCATGGAGGGCTCCAGGCAGAAGAAGTACCAGCCTCTTCTGGACCGGCCGCGCTGCCAGAGTTTGGAGTCCAGGATCCAGCACTTCGTGAAGAGAGGAAGACTGGAGCAAGAAGAAGGAGAGAACGGGGAGGAGACGACTGTTTTCAGGGGGAAAAGATCAAAGCATTCCCATCTGACAAGAACAAACCAAATCCTGGAGCAAAACCATGGAGAAAAAACCAAGGATTGCCCTTTACAAAACCTGTAA
- the LOC113084860 gene encoding tRNA pseudouridine(38/39) synthase-like isoform X4, with product MSEEVLLARVKALEEEVERLKAQLKVERERAKREERTETSTSHQTESLKHQEGEENRSKQKKRGAERPFDFSVHPRRHVALRLAYLGWEYQGFAVQENTDNTVEARLFEALLKTKLIQDRQTSNYHRCGRTDKGVSAFSQVISIDLRSTQYGGGLGVTVPAGVEVKAKASAEELPYVKILNRVLPQDIRILQWAPVETGFSARFDCQSRTYRYYFPRGDLDVDLMAEAAKRYEGTHDFRNICKMDVGNGVLQFQRTILSASIQPAQLNPTCPNDPHQLYFFQVKGLAFLYHQVRCMMALLLLIGQKLEAPEIIEQLLDVEKNPRKPQYSMAVDYPLVLYDCHFECVDWRNELEEENHVLNSLHQHWVQNAVKTQVLLSMIQGLQKTTTEMTSLQCWLMEGSRQKKYQPLLDRPRCQSLESRIQHFVKRGRLEQEEGENGEETTVFRGKRSKHSHLTRTNQILEQNHGEKTKDCPLQNL from the exons ATGTCAGAAGAAGTTCTGCTGGCTCGTGTGAAAGCTCTGGAAGAGGAGGTGGAGAGACTGAAAGCTCAGCtgaaagtggagagagagagagctaagaGAGAGGAGAGGACTGAAACATCAACCAGTCACCAGACAGAGAGCTTGAAACATCAGGAAGGTGAGGAGAACAGATCCAAACAGAAGAAACGAGGAGCAGAGAGGCCCTTTGACTTCTCTGTCCATCCTCGCAGACATGTGGCACTGCGGCTGGCATACCTCGGCTGGGAATATCAGGGTTTCGCTGTCCAGGAAAACACAGACAACACTGTCGAAGCCCGGCTTTTTGAGGCACTGCTGAAGACTAAACTGATCCAGGACCGACAGACCTCCAACTATCACCGCTGCGGCCGCACAGATAAAGGAGTCAGTGCTTTCTCTCAG GTCATATCCATTGATCTGCGTTCAACACAGTATGGAGGAGGTTTAGGTGTGACTGTCCCAGCTGGAGTGGAGGTCAAAGCCAAGGCGTCTGCAGAAGAATTACCTTACGTGAAGATATTAAATAGAGTCCTGCCCCAGGACATTAGGATCCTGCAGTGGGCTCCTGTAGAAACTGGCTTCAGTGCACGCTTCGACTGCCAGTCCAGAACATACAGATACTACTTCCCTCGTGGAGACTTAGACGTGGATCTCATGGCAGAGGCTGCTAAACG GTACGAGGGAACACATGATTTCAGGAACATCTGTAAGATGGATGTAGGTAATGGAGTCTTGCAGTTTCAAAGGACCATCTTGTCTGCATCCATCCAGCCGGCCCAACTTAACCCCACCTGCCCTAATGACCCACACCAACTCTATTTCTTCCAGGTCAAAGGTCTTGCTTTCCTCTATCACCAG GTTCGCTGCATGATGGCTTTGCTGCTACTCATCGGACAGAAACTCGAAGCTCCGGAAATCATTGAGCAGCTGCTGGATGTGGAGAAAAACCCAAGGAAACCTCAATACAG TATGGCGGTGGATTATCCTTTGGTGTTGTATGACTGTCACTTCGAGTGTGTGGATTGGAGGAATGAACTGGAGGAGGAGAACCACGTCCTGAACTCTCTGCACCAGCACTGGGTTCAGAACGCAGTGAAAACCCAGGTTCTGCTCAGCATGATCCAAGGCCTTCAGAAAACAACCACAG agATGACATCTCTGCAGTGCTGGCTCATGGAGGGCTCCAGGCAGAAGAAGTACCAGCCTCTTCTGGACCGGCCGCGCTGCCAGAGTTTGGAGTCCAGGATCCAGCACTTCGTGAAGAGAGGAAGACTGGAGCAAGAAGAAGGAGAGAACGGGGAGGAGACGACTGTTTTCAGGGGGAAAAGATCAAAGCATTCCCATCTGACAAGAACAAACCAAATCCTGGAGCAAAACCATGGAGAAAAAACCAAGGATTGCCCTTTACAAAACCTGTAA
- the LOC113084855 gene encoding granulins, translated as MVLAVVLVFLCGCLNVCGALICPDGGMCEDGNTCCQMPSGGYGCCPLPNAECCSDHLHCCYQGTLCDLVHSKCVNKTHVLDWVEKVTTKQQAVICPDQFSECPDDTTCCQMPDGSWGCCPLKDAVCCEDKQHCCPQGTTCDLIHSKCVSATYGPSPLWRKFAARRRTPERKAVSPPKDSSHIRDLICPDEISTCPDDTTCCKLDTGSYGCCPMPKAVCCSDHVHCCPEATTCDLAHSKCVSANGAMVKMATKIPASSLKQKETVVPCNETVACASDTTCCKRQDGTWACCPLPKAVCCEDHTHCCPEDTVCNLAAGTCDDPADLSESVPWMAKVSSFPIASSIQKCDETSSCPDGSTCCRLSSGKWGCCPLPQAVCCKDGDHCCPKGYTCNEKKTSCSKVYHEIPWFTKQEARVLKGSEVTFGAEDVKCDSTTSCASGSTCCKLPTGQWGCCPLVKAVCCEDHEHCCPQGYTCDLEFGTCVKASGLHSVPQTHTDTRSEEEVLCDASTRCSKTQSCCRLPDSTWACCPYKEAVCCENMKHCCPVGYKCDPKVQGCTKASTSMWWENAL; from the exons ATG GTGCTTGCGGTTGTCCTCGTGTTTTTATGTGGGTGTCTGAATGTGTGTGGCGCTCTGATTTGTCCTGATGGAGGGATGTGTGAAGATGGAAACACCTGTTGTCAAATGCCATCAGGAGGATACGGCTGCTGCCCACTACCCAAC GCAGAGTGCTGCTCCGATCACTTGCATTGCTGTTATCAGGGCACTCTGTGCGACTTGGTACACTCCAAGTGTGTGAACAAGACACACGTTTTAGACTGGGTGGAAAAAGTCACCACAAAGCAG caagcagTAATTTGTCCAGATCAGTTCTCTGAGTGTCCTGATGACACCACCTGCTGCCAGATGCCTGATGGGAGCTGGGGCTGCTGTCCTTTGAAGGAT GCTGTGTGCTGTGAAGATAAGCAACACTGCTGTCCTCAGGGAACTACATGTGACCTCATCCATTCAAAGTGTGTGTCTGCAACATACGGACCCTCCCCACTCTGGAGGAAGTTCGCTGCCCGTCGCAGGACACCAGAGAGGAAAGCAG TATCTCCACCTAAAGACTCCAGTCATATTAGAGATT TGATCTGTCCAGATGAGATTTCCACATGTCCGGATGATACCACATGCTGTAAACTAGATACCGGAAGTTACGGATGCTGCCCGATGCCAAAG gCTGTGTGTTGTTCTGATCATGTGCACTGCTGCCCAGAGGCCACAACTTGTGACCTTGCTCATAGTAAGTGTGTGTCAGCCAATGGCGCCATGGTAAAAATGGCCACTAAGATCCCAGCCAGTTCCCTGAAGCAGAAAG AAACGGTAGTTCCCTGTAATGAAACGGTAGCGTGCGCCAGTGATACCACCTGCTGTAAAAGACAAGATGGCACCTGGGCTTGCTGCCCTTTACCAAAG GCGGTGTGTTGTGAGGACCATACCCACTGCTGCCCAGAAGATACGGTGTGTAACCTCGCAGCGGGCACCTGTGATGACCCTGCTGACCTTTCAGAGTCTGTACCCTGGATGGCAAAGGTGTCCAGCTTTCCAATAGCTTCATCCATTCAGAAATGTGATGAGACGTCTTCATGCCCTGATGGTTCCACCTGCTGCAGACTCTCATCTGGAAAATGGGGCTGCTGCCCTCTGCCACAA GCGGTGTGTTGTAAGGATGGAGATCACTGCTGTCCTAAAGGCTACACATGCAATGAGAAGAAAACGTCTTGCTCTAAAGTTTACCATGAGATCCCTTGGTTCACAAAACAAGAGGCCAGGGTCCTGAAGGGGTCCGAGGTGACGTTTGGAGCTGAAGATGTGAAGTGCGACTCGACGACCAGCTGTGCATCTGGTTCTACCTGTTGTAAATTACCCACAGGGCAGTGGGGCTGTTGCCCTCTTGTCAAG GCGGTGTGTTGTGAGGATCACGAGCACTGCTGTCCACAGGGCTATACCTGCGACCTCGAATTTGGGACCTGTGTAAAAGCGTCCGGTTTGCACAGTGTTCCTCAGACACACACTGACACGCGTTCAGAAGAGGAGGTGCTGTGTGATGCATCCACACGCTGCTCAAAGACACAGAGCTGCTGTAGACTACCAGACTCCACATGGGCCTGCTGCCCATATAAAGAG GCAGTCTGCTGTGAAAACATGAAGCACTGTTGCCCTGTGGGATACAAATGTGACCCAAAAGTCCAAGGCTGCACTAAAGCCTCCACATCCATGTGGTGGGAAAATGCTCTTTAA